A window of Psychroflexus sp. ALD_RP9 contains these coding sequences:
- the lepA gene encoding translation elongation factor 4, giving the protein MKHIRNFCIIAHIDHGKSTLADRLLDATQTVTEREKQEQLLDNMDLERERGITIKSHAIQMYHKRNDEEFTFNLIDTPGHVDFSYEVSRSIAACEGALLIVDAAQSIQAQTISNLYLALENDLEIIPVLNKVDLPSANPEEVTDDIVDLLGCEREDVIPASAKTGLGIDAILDAIIDRIPSPKGNPEEPLRALVFDSVYNPFRGVETYFRVFDGSIKKGQKIKFVATNKTYNADEIGTLKLVQFPQKEIKAGDVGYVITGIKDAREVKVGDTITDAENPTTKAVAGFEDVKPMVFAGIYPVDTEDYEELRNSMEKLQLNDASLVFQPESSAALGFGFRCGFLGMLHLEIIQERLEREFDMTVITTVPNVSYLAYTNKEPETPITVSNPSDLPEPSTLNRVEEPYIKASIITKAEFVGSVMSLCIEKRGEITNQTYLTEDRVELSFDMPLAEIVFDFYDRLKTVSKGYASFDYSPIGMRTSKLVKVDVLLNGNKVDALSALLHVDNAYDIGKKMCLKLKELIPRQQFDIPIQAAIGAKIIARETVKALRKDVTAKCYGGDISRKRKLLEKQKKGKKRMRAVGNVEIPQEAFMAVLKLND; this is encoded by the coding sequence ATGAAACACATTCGTAACTTTTGTATTATCGCACATATTGATCATGGTAAAAGCACCTTAGCCGACAGGCTTTTAGATGCTACACAAACCGTCACCGAACGCGAAAAACAAGAACAACTACTCGACAATATGGATCTTGAGCGTGAACGAGGTATTACCATAAAAAGTCACGCCATACAAATGTATCATAAACGCAATGACGAAGAATTTACCTTTAACTTAATTGATACACCAGGTCATGTAGACTTTTCTTATGAAGTTTCACGATCTATTGCTGCTTGTGAAGGTGCACTTTTAATTGTAGATGCAGCCCAAAGTATACAAGCGCAAACCATCTCTAATTTATATCTAGCGCTTGAAAACGATTTAGAAATTATCCCTGTACTTAATAAAGTAGATCTACCGAGTGCCAATCCCGAAGAAGTTACCGATGATATTGTAGATTTGTTAGGCTGTGAGCGTGAAGACGTGATTCCTGCTTCAGCTAAAACTGGCTTAGGTATTGATGCAATTCTAGATGCCATTATAGACCGGATTCCTTCACCAAAAGGCAATCCTGAAGAACCTCTTCGCGCTTTGGTTTTCGACTCGGTTTATAATCCTTTTCGTGGAGTAGAAACCTATTTTAGAGTTTTTGATGGCAGTATTAAAAAAGGACAAAAAATAAAATTTGTTGCGACCAATAAAACTTATAACGCCGACGAAATTGGAACCTTAAAATTGGTACAATTTCCTCAAAAAGAAATAAAAGCTGGAGACGTTGGCTATGTAATTACTGGCATTAAAGATGCTAGAGAAGTTAAAGTTGGTGATACCATTACCGATGCCGAAAACCCAACTACAAAAGCCGTTGCAGGTTTCGAAGATGTAAAACCAATGGTTTTTGCAGGGATTTATCCTGTTGATACCGAAGATTATGAAGAGCTTCGAAACTCAATGGAAAAACTTCAACTAAATGATGCTTCTCTCGTGTTTCAACCAGAAAGCTCAGCAGCTTTAGGATTTGGGTTTAGATGTGGTTTTTTAGGAATGCTTCACCTTGAAATTATTCAAGAACGCTTAGAGCGTGAATTTGATATGACCGTAATTACAACAGTTCCAAACGTGTCATATTTAGCTTATACCAACAAAGAGCCTGAAACACCAATTACTGTTAGCAATCCTTCAGATTTACCTGAGCCTTCGACCTTAAATCGCGTAGAAGAACCTTATATCAAAGCAAGTATTATTACAAAAGCAGAATTTGTTGGCTCTGTCATGTCTTTATGTATAGAAAAGAGAGGCGAAATTACTAACCAAACTTATCTAACAGAAGATCGCGTTGAGCTTAGTTTTGATATGCCGTTAGCTGAAATTGTATTCGATTTTTACGACCGACTTAAAACCGTTTCTAAAGGCTATGCATCTTTCGATTACTCACCGATTGGAATGCGAACATCTAAATTAGTTAAGGTAGATGTTTTGCTTAACGGTAATAAAGTTGATGCTTTATCAGCATTATTACATGTAGACAATGCTTATGATATCGGTAAAAAAATGTGCTTAAAACTGAAAGAACTTATACCGCGTCAACAATTTGATATTCCAATACAAGCCGCGATTGGTGCAAAAATTATAGCTCGTGAAACCGTAAAAGCACTCCGAAAAGATGTAACAGCCAAATGTTACGGTGGTGATATCTCTAGAAAAAGAAAATTACTCGAAAAACAGAAAAAAGGTAAAAAACGTATGCGTGCTGTTGGTAATGTTGAAATACCTCAAGAAGCCTTCATGGCTGTCTTAAAGTTAAACGACTAA
- a CDS encoding DUF6671 family protein: MQLIINLNKHLLDLVLFLHLMKIPNDYFKDRKLVFVTQHQKHIAVFPVLEDQLECELVLCNQIDTNQFGSFSGEVKRLNDAYQTAVLKCDAAHQKFGYNLVMASEGSFGSHPQIPFLPSNQELLLLKDYKYNFVVSATITSLETNFFAENIKSFKGLLEFAQKVKFPSHAVILKDRRDQFIEIHKGINNQLELEKIFKTLLVKYGQVYVETDMRACYNPSRQRVIGDAAQKLLKQLHSTCPKCRLPGFQVTSAQKGLKCSACQLPTNSILYQEYVCQNCNYILKSYYPNHQQFSDPMYCNFCNP; encoded by the coding sequence ATGCAGCTAATAATCAACTTAAATAAACACTTGTTAGATCTTGTGTTATTTTTGCACTTAATGAAAATCCCAAACGACTATTTTAAGGATCGAAAATTAGTTTTTGTGACTCAACACCAAAAACACATCGCAGTTTTTCCTGTATTGGAAGATCAACTAGAATGCGAGTTAGTCTTATGTAACCAAATCGACACTAATCAGTTTGGTAGTTTTTCTGGAGAAGTTAAACGTTTAAATGATGCTTATCAAACCGCAGTTCTAAAATGCGATGCAGCTCATCAAAAATTTGGTTACAATTTGGTTATGGCCAGTGAAGGATCTTTTGGGTCACATCCTCAAATTCCTTTTTTACCTTCTAATCAAGAGCTACTTCTGCTAAAAGATTACAAATACAATTTTGTAGTTAGTGCTACTATTACAAGTTTAGAGACTAATTTTTTTGCTGAAAACATTAAATCATTTAAAGGTTTACTAGAGTTTGCTCAAAAAGTGAAGTTTCCTTCGCATGCTGTAATTTTAAAAGATAGAAGAGACCAATTTATAGAAATACACAAGGGCATTAATAATCAATTAGAACTAGAAAAAATATTTAAGACACTACTTGTTAAATATGGTCAGGTTTATGTAGAAACAGATATGCGTGCTTGTTATAATCCTTCTCGACAAAGGGTTATTGGCGATGCAGCTCAAAAATTATTGAAACAGTTACATTCAACTTGTCCAAAATGTCGTTTGCCAGGCTTTCAAGTAACATCTGCTCAGAAAGGATTAAAATGTTCGGCTTGTCAGCTTCCTACCAATTCAATCTTATATCAAGAATATGTATGTCAAAACTGTAATTACATTTTAAAGAGCTATTATCCCAATCATCAACAATTTTCTGATCCCATGTACTGTAATTTTTGTAATCCATAA
- a CDS encoding L-threonylcarbamoyladenylate synthase, which translates to MKTQLTNDVEYCAKLLQNGQNIAIPTETVYGLAGIITNVKALKRIFSLKQRPQNNPLIVHIYELNQLDPLTTHVPKKAKQLAEVFWPGPLSMVFPKSNLVNQVISAGLETVAVRMPNHSLTLALLKAVGTPIAAPSANPFTRISPTQAQHVLTYFNQKIPAILDGGSCQVGLESTIVGFDQEQPIIYRKGGISQESIEEIIGPVQVAKSDSAIKSPGMHLKHYSPTTRLILTEDIAAEIEQQSFHHQKIGVISFSNCNYEKAEVVKVLSKTANLTEAAQQLYQTLHELDQLQLDLIITKFLPNHGLGASINDRLQRAKFQ; encoded by the coding sequence ATGAAAACACAATTAACCAATGATGTAGAATATTGCGCTAAACTACTTCAAAATGGCCAAAACATAGCTATTCCTACCGAAACGGTATATGGTTTAGCAGGTATTATTACTAACGTCAAAGCTTTAAAGCGAATTTTCAGTTTAAAGCAACGCCCGCAAAATAATCCTTTGATTGTTCATATATACGAGCTTAATCAATTAGACCCTTTAACGACTCATGTTCCTAAAAAAGCTAAACAATTAGCCGAGGTTTTTTGGCCTGGGCCGCTTAGTATGGTGTTTCCTAAATCTAATTTGGTTAACCAGGTTATAAGTGCTGGTTTAGAAACTGTGGCGGTAAGAATGCCTAACCACTCTTTAACCTTAGCGCTTTTAAAGGCAGTAGGTACGCCAATTGCAGCGCCAAGTGCTAATCCTTTTACACGAATTAGCCCTACACAAGCCCAGCATGTTTTAACTTATTTTAACCAAAAAATTCCTGCAATATTAGATGGTGGCTCTTGTCAAGTTGGATTGGAGTCTACAATTGTTGGTTTTGATCAAGAGCAACCTATTATTTACAGAAAAGGCGGTATTTCTCAAGAATCAATAGAAGAAATTATTGGACCAGTTCAAGTTGCAAAATCAGACTCAGCGATTAAGTCGCCCGGCATGCACCTAAAACACTATTCACCAACCACGCGGTTAATTTTAACTGAAGATATTGCAGCCGAGATAGAACAGCAAAGTTTTCATCATCAAAAAATCGGAGTTATAAGTTTTTCCAATTGTAATTACGAAAAAGCTGAAGTGGTTAAAGTATTATCTAAAACGGCTAACCTTACTGAAGCTGCACAACAACTTTACCAAACCTTACATGAACTTGACCAGCTTCAATTAGACCTAATAATCACCAAATTCTTGCCTAATCATGGTTTAGGTGCTAGTATTAATGATAGGCTACAACGTGCTAAATTTCAATAA
- a CDS encoding dihydroorotase: MNKTLIKNGTIVNEDQQFQADILIDGQYIQKIDRDISYANANIIDAKGLHVLPGMIDDQVHFREPGFTHKADIRTESMAAVSGGITSFMDMPNTYPNTLTQDLLEQKYQIAEYSSLANYSFFMGISQFNLEEALKTDLETVCGLTDDGLYFDNDQGIMVNHPKFLEKLFKRSPHVISLHSESDAIIAKNTELFRNKYGLDIPPSAHAEIRSEAACLETTSQVIELAKKHQNRLHIYHISTAKEALLLDAGFNVKSKRITGEACIHHLWFSADDYERLGFKIKWNPSVKSELNRQALLRAVNDNYIDIFATDHAPHTLAEKQGNYFESMSGGPLVQHALVALLEFYHQGVFSLETIVNKSAHKVADLYRLRNRGYLKEGYYADLCLVNLNKPWNVTDANSLYKCGWTPFINTTFKSQVETTIVNGTIVYNNGHFNTSTKGNRLMFEKDRF; the protein is encoded by the coding sequence ATGAACAAAACACTCATTAAAAACGGTACTATAGTTAATGAAGATCAACAATTCCAAGCTGATATTTTAATCGATGGTCAATACATTCAAAAAATAGATCGTGATATATCTTATGCTAATGCTAATATTATTGATGCTAAAGGATTGCATGTATTACCAGGCATGATAGATGATCAGGTGCATTTTCGTGAACCGGGTTTTACTCACAAAGCTGATATTAGAACAGAGTCAATGGCAGCAGTATCTGGTGGAATTACGAGTTTTATGGATATGCCTAACACTTATCCTAACACTTTAACTCAAGACTTATTAGAACAGAAATATCAAATAGCCGAGTATTCTTCTTTAGCTAATTACTCCTTCTTCATGGGGATTAGTCAATTTAATCTAGAAGAAGCTTTAAAAACAGACTTAGAAACTGTGTGTGGGCTTACAGATGACGGCTTATACTTTGATAATGACCAAGGTATTATGGTAAACCACCCAAAGTTTCTTGAAAAATTATTTAAGCGATCGCCTCATGTCATAAGTTTACACAGTGAAAGTGATGCCATAATTGCTAAAAATACAGAACTCTTTAGAAATAAGTATGGACTTGATATTCCACCAAGTGCTCATGCCGAAATTAGAAGTGAAGCAGCTTGTTTAGAGACTACGAGCCAAGTTATAGAGTTAGCTAAAAAGCATCAAAATAGATTACACATATATCATATTTCAACTGCTAAAGAAGCTTTGTTGTTAGATGCAGGTTTTAATGTTAAATCTAAAAGAATCACTGGAGAAGCTTGTATACATCATTTATGGTTTTCAGCTGATGATTACGAACGTTTAGGTTTTAAGATTAAATGGAATCCTTCAGTAAAATCTGAACTTAACCGTCAGGCTTTACTCCGAGCTGTTAATGACAATTACATCGATATTTTCGCGACCGACCATGCGCCACATACTCTAGCTGAAAAACAAGGTAATTATTTTGAAAGTATGTCTGGTGGTCCGTTAGTTCAACATGCTTTAGTAGCATTGTTAGAATTTTACCATCAGGGCGTATTTAGTCTAGAAACTATTGTCAATAAAAGTGCTCATAAAGTGGCAGATTTATATCGTTTAAGAAATCGAGGTTATCTTAAAGAAGGTTATTATGCTGACTTATGTCTAGTAAACCTTAATAAACCTTGGAATGTGACCGATGCTAATAGTCTATATAAATGCGGCTGGACACCGTTTATAAATACCACATTTAAAAGTCAGGTAGAAACTACGATTGTAAACGGTACAATAGTTTATAATAATGGTCATTTTAATACTTCAACTAAAGGCAATCGATTAATGTTTGAGAAAGATCGATTTTAA